A stretch of the Balneola vulgaris DSM 17893 genome encodes the following:
- a CDS encoding GNAT family N-acetyltransferase has product MNTNGVTIVTTDDERKKFIEFPYGHYADNDVWVPPLRMDQKKLIDTKKNPYYDNAEIALFIAEHNGEIAGRISAVVDHRFNKEHNSKTGHFGFFECIDDQNTADLLFRVACDWLKEKGMTDVLGPASPGMMDTIGLLVDGFDKQPYLMMPYNKPYYEKLILGAGFEHEMDLLAYVVDQQDMDMSRFERALNLVYKRYPGLKIREVNKRKLNEEVEIVRQIYNQAWKDNWGFLPLTKAELQATAEDFKLILDTDFAHIAEIDGKPVAFSIALLDYNQLFKTMNGNLFPFGFLKILFQKKKITRLRTALLGVIPEYKGKGIDAILTQKAIEKGIPRNLTRSELSWVLGTNTSMIRLAEKINGRLDKTYRMYRKQL; this is encoded by the coding sequence ATGAATACAAATGGGGTAACCATCGTCACAACCGACGATGAACGAAAGAAATTTATTGAGTTTCCATACGGCCATTATGCTGATAATGACGTATGGGTTCCCCCACTCCGAATGGATCAGAAAAAACTGATCGATACGAAGAAAAATCCTTACTACGACAACGCTGAAATCGCTTTATTCATCGCCGAGCACAACGGTGAGATTGCCGGTCGTATATCTGCAGTAGTAGATCATCGTTTTAATAAAGAGCATAATTCTAAAACTGGTCATTTTGGTTTTTTTGAATGTATTGATGATCAAAATACAGCCGATCTTTTATTCCGAGTGGCCTGCGATTGGTTAAAAGAAAAGGGCATGACCGACGTGCTTGGACCCGCAAGCCCTGGTATGATGGACACTATTGGACTTTTAGTGGATGGCTTCGACAAGCAACCATATCTGATGATGCCTTACAACAAGCCTTACTATGAGAAGTTAATTCTTGGTGCAGGCTTTGAACATGAGATGGACTTGTTAGCCTATGTGGTAGATCAGCAAGATATGGATATGTCTCGTTTTGAAAGAGCTTTGAATCTTGTTTATAAGCGATATCCAGGTTTGAAAATTCGTGAAGTAAATAAGAGAAAACTAAACGAAGAAGTTGAGATAGTACGTCAAATCTATAATCAAGCGTGGAAAGATAACTGGGGTTTTCTTCCACTTACAAAGGCTGAGTTACAAGCCACAGCCGAAGACTTTAAACTTATTTTAGATACAGATTTCGCTCATATAGCTGAAATTGACGGTAAGCCTGTTGCATTCTCCATTGCTTTGCTGGATTACAACCAGCTGTTTAAAACCATGAATGGGAATTTATTTCCATTTGGCTTCTTGAAAATTCTATTTCAGAAGAAAAAAATTACCCGATTAAGAACAGCGTTGCTTGGAGTAATCCCTGAATACAAAGGTAAGGGTATAGATGCGATTCTTACTCAAAAGGCTATAGAAAAAGGTATTCCAAGAAACCTAACCAGATCAGAATTAAGTTGGGTGTTGGGTACCAATACTAGCATGATTCGACTAGCTGAAAAGATCAATGGTCGTTTAGATAAAACCTATCGCATGTATCGTAAGCAATTGTAG
- a CDS encoding aminotransferase class I/II-fold pyridoxal phosphate-dependent enzyme, with translation MADTKTDVAKNDIFAKAYNFTKADEVKELGLYPYFKPLEATDGTIVEIEGHEVIMAGSNNYLGLTNDQRTIEAAQKALTKYGTGCTGSRYLNGTLDIHLELEEKLAKFLNKENCVLFSTGYQTNEGTIQTIAGRNDIIFSDRDNHACIVVGTLCSNAKTVRYQHNDMGQLRKMLEKADPNAGKIIISDGVFSMSGTLAKVPELVALAKEFNARLYLDDAHAVGVIGDGGRGSASVFGLTDDVDLISGTFSKSFASLGGFIVGAREVIEYIRHSSPAHIFSASMPPANVATVLKALEILQEETWRIERLEEISIYMRTELKKLGFNVWSSESPIVPVVIGDMMSCFKFWKDLFEEGVYANAVVPPAVPKGQSLLRTSYMASHTDDHLNRILEAFRKVGIKHGIIDQNGHSAV, from the coding sequence ATGGCCGATACTAAAACCGACGTAGCCAAAAACGACATTTTTGCGAAAGCATATAATTTTACCAAGGCCGATGAAGTAAAAGAGCTAGGGTTATACCCATACTTCAAGCCATTGGAGGCTACGGATGGAACTATCGTGGAAATTGAAGGCCACGAAGTAATTATGGCAGGCTCCAATAACTACTTGGGGTTAACCAACGATCAAAGAACAATTGAGGCTGCACAGAAAGCATTAACGAAATATGGTACGGGTTGTACTGGATCACGTTATTTAAATGGTACGCTTGATATCCATTTAGAGCTGGAAGAAAAGCTGGCTAAGTTTCTGAATAAAGAAAATTGTGTTCTCTTCAGTACCGGCTACCAAACTAACGAGGGTACTATTCAGACCATCGCTGGTAGAAATGACATTATTTTCTCTGACCGCGATAACCATGCATGTATTGTTGTAGGAACACTTTGCTCTAACGCTAAAACAGTGCGTTATCAGCATAACGACATGGGACAACTGCGTAAAATGCTTGAAAAAGCTGATCCTAATGCAGGTAAGATTATAATTTCAGACGGTGTATTCTCAATGTCTGGAACCCTTGCTAAAGTTCCTGAACTTGTAGCCTTGGCGAAAGAATTTAACGCACGCTTATACCTTGATGATGCTCACGCGGTGGGTGTAATTGGAGATGGAGGTAGAGGTTCTGCTTCTGTGTTCGGCTTAACAGATGATGTTGATTTAATTAGTGGAACCTTCTCTAAGTCATTCGCCTCTTTAGGTGGATTTATTGTAGGGGCCAGAGAAGTAATCGAATATATTCGTCATTCTTCACCCGCACATATTTTTAGTGCATCTATGCCTCCAGCTAACGTAGCTACGGTACTTAAGGCTCTAGAAATTCTGCAAGAAGAAACTTGGAGAATCGAACGTCTAGAAGAGATTTCAATTTACATGCGTACTGAGTTAAAGAAACTTGGATTCAACGTATGGTCGAGTGAGTCGCCAATTGTACCGGTTGTAATTGGAGACATGATGAGCTGCTTCAAGTTCTGGAAAGATCTATTTGAAGAAGGTGTTTACGCTAATGCCGTAGTTCCTCCAGCAGTGCCTAAAGGGCAATCTCTGCTTAGAACTAGTTACATGGCTAGCCACACTGATGATCATTTAAACCGAATTTTAGAGGCCTTCAGGAAAGTAGGTATCAAACATGGGATTATTGACCAAAACGGTCATTCAGCTGTATAA
- a CDS encoding glycosyltransferase family 4 protein — MRILYISHLHPPKDATLKNIGGMQRVSMQLVSELEKRDDITIKTVIQHAPWKGIELRTVFFLIRLIRELPKMVDEFKPDVILFSSMVTASLAKFTRRKIEVPMVTINHGQDVKMPIGIYQNFVPKVFNALDGVISVSKATREECIKRGMQPDKGVALPNGFDMEDFSDVPDKESAIQEIEKEFKVSLEGKSLLLTVGRQVKRKGHEWFISEVLPKIKSNVIYMAIGDGPEHENLNQLLENSSVRDQVLLVGKQPDKVLKQAYAAADVFIMPNIPIPGDMEGFGIVLLEANLAGTPAVAADLEGIKDVVKNGHNGYKIGVRQSQDFANTVDELIQSNLEEMSETAREFVLENFTWNKVAQQYISYLKDVVEKKVHQLS, encoded by the coding sequence TTGAGGATACTTTATATATCACATTTGCACCCGCCCAAAGATGCCACATTGAAAAATATTGGTGGTATGCAGCGTGTAAGTATGCAATTAGTGAGTGAGTTAGAAAAGCGGGATGATATTACCATCAAAACGGTTATTCAACATGCACCGTGGAAAGGCATTGAGCTACGAACGGTCTTCTTTTTGATTCGTTTGATAAGAGAACTGCCCAAAATGGTTGATGAGTTCAAGCCCGATGTGATTTTGTTTTCATCGATGGTAACGGCTTCATTAGCTAAATTTACACGAAGAAAAATTGAAGTGCCGATGGTTACTATAAACCATGGCCAAGATGTGAAAATGCCTATCGGTATCTATCAGAATTTTGTACCAAAGGTGTTTAACGCCCTAGATGGTGTGATTTCAGTTTCAAAAGCCACTCGTGAAGAATGTATCAAGCGCGGGATGCAACCCGATAAGGGGGTGGCTCTTCCTAATGGTTTCGATATGGAAGACTTTAGTGATGTGCCAGATAAAGAGTCTGCTATTCAAGAAATCGAAAAAGAGTTTAAAGTTTCACTAGAAGGGAAGTCGCTATTACTTACCGTTGGTAGGCAAGTAAAGAGAAAAGGCCATGAATGGTTTATTTCTGAAGTGCTCCCAAAAATTAAATCGAATGTGATTTATATGGCCATAGGTGATGGACCAGAGCATGAAAATTTAAATCAGCTTTTAGAAAATTCTTCAGTAAGAGATCAAGTTTTATTAGTAGGTAAGCAACCCGATAAAGTACTGAAGCAAGCATATGCGGCTGCTGATGTGTTTATCATGCCTAATATTCCGATACCAGGTGATATGGAAGGATTTGGAATTGTACTTCTAGAAGCCAATTTAGCGGGAACTCCTGCTGTTGCGGCCGACTTAGAAGGAATCAAAGATGTGGTGAAAAATGGCCATAATGGATATAAAATTGGCGTGAGGCAATCACAAGACTTTGCAAATACTGTTGATGAGTTGATACAGAGCAACTTAGAAGAAATGAGTGAGACAGCTCGTGAGTTTGTGCTCGAAAACTTTACTTGGAATAAAGTAGCACAGCAATATATTTCCTATCTTAAGGATGTTGTTGAGAAGAAAGTGCATCAGCTAAGTTAG
- a CDS encoding glycosyltransferase family 4 protein produces the protein MTELRVALFTGNYNHIKDGVSLTLNRLVKYLESQNIPVLVFGPSIENPVIDHNGELVVTPSIPMVVSGRDEYRIALRFPDYARERLEEFKPTLVHVATPDGLGYKALKWAQQNQVQLVSSYHTHFTSYFQYYGLEPIEFFAWRYFNWFYSQCTHTYVPSQSMIDELADHGIDKGMKVWARGVNTALFSPEKRDMDFRRSVGFKDDETVVTFVSRLVWEKELRTFVESVKNVQAKNPKVRAMIVGDGPARAEVEELLPEAHFTGFVNGEELARAYASSDVFLFPSHTETFGNVTLEAMASGLPCLVADAIGSKSLVDDGVNGRWAKKQSIRDFTDKLEWIIADKDRMKELGEASRRMSLNYEWDKINAGLVKNYREALSMPKPQLKF, from the coding sequence ATGACTGAACTTCGCGTTGCCTTATTTACTGGCAACTACAATCACATTAAAGATGGCGTTTCGCTAACTCTAAACAGACTAGTAAAGTATTTAGAGAGTCAAAATATCCCTGTTTTAGTATTCGGGCCATCCATAGAAAATCCTGTTATTGATCATAACGGAGAGTTAGTAGTAACCCCTTCCATTCCGATGGTAGTATCGGGTAGAGATGAGTATAGAATTGCTCTACGTTTCCCAGATTACGCACGAGAGCGTCTGGAAGAGTTTAAACCAACACTTGTACACGTAGCTACTCCGGATGGACTTGGATACAAAGCACTCAAGTGGGCACAGCAAAATCAAGTGCAATTGGTTTCTTCGTATCACACTCACTTCACATCATATTTTCAATATTATGGTTTAGAGCCTATTGAGTTCTTTGCTTGGAGATATTTTAACTGGTTCTATAGCCAGTGTACACACACCTATGTGCCTTCACAGTCAATGATTGATGAACTAGCAGATCATGGGATTGACAAGGGTATGAAAGTGTGGGCAAGGGGTGTTAATACGGCTCTGTTCAGCCCAGAAAAAAGAGATATGGATTTCCGTAGATCGGTAGGTTTTAAAGATGATGAAACGGTAGTTACATTCGTATCGAGATTGGTGTGGGAAAAGGAATTACGCACTTTTGTTGAAAGTGTGAAAAATGTACAAGCTAAAAATCCTAAAGTACGGGCAATGATTGTAGGCGATGGTCCTGCACGTGCTGAAGTTGAAGAGCTGCTACCTGAAGCTCATTTCACAGGATTCGTGAACGGTGAAGAATTAGCCAGAGCCTATGCAAGTAGCGATGTGTTCTTATTTCCATCGCATACAGAAACGTTTGGCAATGTAACACTAGAAGCTATGGCCAGTGGATTACCTTGTTTAGTAGCGGATGCTATTGGAAGTAAATCATTAGTAGATGATGGTGTGAACGGACGTTGGGCTAAAAAACAGAGCATTCGGGATTTTACCGATAAGCTGGAATGGATTATTGCAGACAAGGATAGAATGAAGGAACTAGGCGAGGCTTCCCGTCGGATGTCATTAAACTATGAATGGGACAAGATTAATGCAGGCCTTGTAAAAAACTATCGTGAAGCACTTAGCATGCCGAAACCGCAATTAAAGTTTTAA
- a CDS encoding NAD-dependent epimerase/dehydratase family protein — MKAFVTGGTGFIGSHLVDALIASQAYTEIRCLVRSSDKWLTGKDFKKVSGDLNNIQAITEGIDGVDVIFHLAAIVKAPTQKEFTIANVEATENLIRVAQRKGVQNIVLLSSLAAVGPSFGDPVDESDDFNPISMYGRSKVAMERMTHKIASPNDSIKIIRPPAVYGPREDQIYTFFKTYSKGICTMVGDGNHPRLSMVYVSDLVDGILKAAQKNDTGVHTYFISGADTYNWNQISAITGRVMGKKALKIKLKPSMVKKLAAVIENTASLIGKYPVVNKEKANELVMEWTCSSTKAINELGYSPKVSIEEGISKTIHWYKKHNWL; from the coding sequence ATGAAAGCCTTTGTAACTGGTGGAACGGGTTTTATTGGAAGTCATCTTGTTGATGCTCTCATAGCCTCCCAAGCATACACCGAAATCCGTTGTTTAGTTCGTTCAAGCGACAAATGGTTAACTGGGAAAGATTTTAAAAAAGTTTCTGGAGATCTAAATAATATCCAAGCTATCACTGAAGGCATTGATGGTGTGGATGTTATTTTTCATCTGGCAGCTATAGTAAAAGCACCCACACAAAAAGAATTTACGATCGCGAATGTTGAAGCCACAGAGAATTTAATTCGAGTTGCTCAGCGCAAAGGGGTTCAGAACATAGTGCTTTTATCTTCCTTAGCAGCGGTTGGCCCTAGCTTTGGAGATCCAGTTGATGAATCAGATGACTTCAACCCCATTAGCATGTATGGGCGATCTAAAGTGGCTATGGAGCGCATGACTCATAAAATTGCTTCGCCAAACGATTCTATTAAAATAATTCGTCCACCTGCTGTATATGGCCCAAGAGAGGATCAGATTTATACTTTTTTTAAAACATACAGTAAAGGAATTTGTACTATGGTGGGCGACGGGAACCATCCTAGGCTTTCGATGGTGTATGTAAGTGACTTAGTAGATGGGATACTTAAAGCCGCTCAGAAAAATGACACTGGGGTGCATACGTATTTTATCAGTGGAGCCGATACTTATAACTGGAATCAGATAAGTGCTATCACAGGCAGAGTGATGGGTAAAAAAGCTCTCAAAATTAAGTTAAAACCTTCAATGGTTAAAAAGCTAGCAGCGGTAATTGAAAACACTGCATCATTAATTGGGAAATACCCCGTTGTAAATAAAGAAAAAGCAAATGAGTTAGTGATGGAATGGACATGCAGTTCAACAAAAGCCATAAACGAACTCGGTTATTCACCAAAGGTGAGCATTGAAGAAGGAATTTCTAAAACCATTCATTGGTATAAAAAACACAATTGGTTGTAA
- a CDS encoding Ig domain-containing protein, translated as MMKKFIPLFLFIVIGLATPTFSQLSLVQVYAQSMSIPAIKTMGASSSHLYVLSQQEGLAVFRIKPSGLQWLYTSSGMQRRGNTISADARFAYLYGDSRRLTVIEPTSVLGVYSSTLLPAQPSKAVRLHNYLYVAMNEAGLGQLSLESPETVDSPPTIITEGLNDVAVLDIAAAPLTNQLFVLTNNNKLVIYTSDGSDSLLTLSKSVSLNERLNRLFIDEDKLWGSTTNGDVFEITANGIGKKLGSTSEPVLNILQWNNFTMVRTQSGKLWYSENRNALKIWKSDSVSGNLIAHSGNQLWIAENDKIANVATSTVTTNDAKQVTGPFKIKDIPNQILTYPNALLLPLELDNGHSPKNVEFSIRSNAQNVSVKKQGFYWQPSPSQIGMNWFTVLATNTAGDVDSTRFTVDVRSFNTPPRFSPVRTNAIAINEDYELQIQAIDPEEPSNSLIRYLGVDLPEGAKLNEETGMFSWKPSAKQVGEFTFRVIATDQLGAASSQDITLTVLDITRGGN; from the coding sequence ATGATGAAAAAATTCATACCCCTCTTTCTATTTATCGTTATTGGATTGGCTACACCAACATTTAGCCAACTGAGTTTAGTGCAAGTTTATGCTCAGAGCATGAGTATACCTGCCATCAAAACGATGGGAGCTTCCTCTTCACATCTCTATGTTTTATCGCAACAAGAAGGACTTGCTGTATTCCGTATTAAACCATCAGGCCTTCAATGGTTATATACTTCATCTGGCATGCAACGCCGTGGGAATACTATTTCTGCTGATGCACGATTTGCCTACCTATATGGAGACTCCAGAAGATTAACTGTAATTGAACCTACCTCCGTTTTAGGAGTTTACTCCTCCACTCTTCTACCAGCACAGCCTTCAAAAGCTGTTCGTTTGCATAACTACTTGTATGTAGCCATGAACGAAGCTGGACTTGGACAACTGTCGTTGGAGTCGCCAGAAACTGTAGATTCACCTCCTACTATTATCACCGAAGGACTTAACGATGTTGCCGTTTTAGATATAGCTGCAGCTCCATTAACCAATCAATTATTTGTACTTACCAACAATAACAAGCTTGTAATCTATACTTCAGATGGTTCGGATAGTTTGTTAACGCTAAGCAAAAGTGTTTCTCTTAATGAACGCCTAAATCGCTTGTTTATAGATGAAGATAAACTTTGGGGAAGCACTACAAATGGTGACGTATTTGAGATTACCGCAAACGGTATCGGTAAAAAACTAGGGTCTACATCTGAACCCGTATTGAATATTCTCCAATGGAATAACTTTACAATGGTTCGCACTCAAAGTGGGAAACTCTGGTACTCAGAAAACCGGAATGCTCTTAAAATTTGGAAAAGCGACTCAGTGTCTGGAAACCTAATCGCACATAGCGGCAATCAATTATGGATTGCAGAAAATGACAAGATTGCTAATGTGGCTACTTCAACAGTAACAACAAATGATGCGAAACAAGTAACTGGGCCATTCAAAATCAAAGATATCCCTAATCAAATTCTGACTTACCCCAATGCGCTGCTATTACCACTTGAGCTCGATAACGGGCATTCACCAAAGAATGTTGAGTTTTCCATCCGTTCAAATGCTCAAAATGTAAGTGTGAAAAAGCAAGGTTTTTACTGGCAGCCATCCCCTTCTCAAATTGGGATGAATTGGTTTACCGTTTTAGCTACTAATACAGCAGGCGACGTTGACAGCACTCGCTTTACCGTTGATGTGCGTTCATTTAATACCCCTCCAAGGTTTAGCCCGGTTCGTACAAATGCCATTGCTATTAACGAGGATTATGAACTACAGATTCAAGCTATAGACCCTGAAGAGCCTTCAAATTCACTGATTCGATACTTAGGTGTTGATTTACCAGAAGGAGCCAAATTGAACGAAGAAACTGGCATGTTTAGTTGGAAACCTTCCGCAAAGCAAGTAGGTGAATTTACTTTTAGAGTAATTGCGACCGATCAGCTCGGAGCGGCGTCTTCACAAGACATAACACTTACAGTATTGGATATAACACGAGGTGGCAACTGA
- the mutY gene encoding A/G-specific adenine glycosylase, protein METLSREDFNKQLLDWYHQNKREMPWRGELDPYKIWISEIMLQQTRVDQAWPYFERFMSAFHTVFELAEAEQQEVLKAWEGLGYYSRARNLHHAAKTIVNEYNGIIPEEYDEIIKLKGIGPYTAAAITSIAFGKPNAVVDGNVVRVITRYLGIEEDVRSSKTTKAVQAHVNELIDTEYPSDFNQAMMELGATVCTPSNPSCSSCPIQVGCIASQLAKTDVIPYKSPAKKKPHYHIAVGIIENDQDEVLIALRPEEAMLGGLWEFPGGKQESGEELEHTLVRELKEELGVTVAPVKEFMNLKHTYSHFSINMYAFLCRIIEGTPSPKESQQIKWVPKSELTKYPFPKANKVLTEKLLDS, encoded by the coding sequence TTGGAAACCCTTTCCCGAGAAGATTTCAACAAACAATTATTAGACTGGTACCACCAAAATAAACGTGAAATGCCATGGCGTGGAGAACTAGATCCTTATAAAATCTGGATCTCAGAAATCATGCTTCAACAAACTCGGGTTGATCAAGCTTGGCCTTATTTTGAACGATTTATGTCGGCCTTTCATACGGTTTTTGAATTAGCTGAAGCCGAGCAACAAGAAGTATTAAAAGCTTGGGAAGGCTTAGGGTATTACAGCCGTGCTCGAAACCTGCATCATGCGGCTAAAACTATTGTAAATGAATACAATGGAATAATCCCTGAAGAATATGACGAGATTATTAAACTAAAAGGCATTGGGCCTTATACCGCTGCGGCCATTACAAGTATAGCCTTTGGCAAACCCAACGCCGTTGTAGATGGAAATGTAGTTCGAGTGATTACACGCTATTTAGGTATTGAAGAGGACGTTCGTTCTTCAAAAACTACCAAAGCCGTCCAAGCTCATGTAAATGAATTGATTGATACGGAGTATCCCTCGGACTTCAATCAAGCGATGATGGAACTTGGCGCCACAGTTTGTACTCCATCAAATCCATCATGTTCAAGCTGTCCTATTCAGGTTGGATGTATTGCTAGCCAATTGGCAAAAACGGATGTCATCCCCTACAAAAGCCCTGCAAAGAAAAAACCACATTATCATATTGCGGTCGGAATCATCGAAAACGACCAAGACGAAGTGCTTATCGCTCTTAGACCTGAAGAAGCTATGCTGGGTGGTTTATGGGAATTTCCTGGCGGTAAACAAGAAAGTGGTGAGGAGCTAGAACATACCCTAGTTCGTGAACTAAAAGAAGAGCTTGGAGTGACTGTTGCTCCTGTGAAAGAGTTCATGAACTTAAAGCATACCTACTCTCACTTCTCTATAAATATGTATGCCTTCCTATGCCGAATTATCGAAGGCACCCCATCACCAAAAGAAAGTCAACAGATTAAATGGGTGCCAAAATCCGAGCTTACTAAATATCCATTTCCTAAAGCCAATAAAGTACTTACCGAAAAGCTCCTCGATTCTTAG
- a CDS encoding TIGR02757 family protein translates to MPRPISKKKLLELKPTLDELVAKVETPSFIDDDPIQFMHAYPDKRDMELAGFFAAIMAWGRRDIVISKVDDLLSRMNYQPYHFILNFDDEQLGILDGFKHRTFKPVDIFWFIKCLQAILKKHQSFEAFWAHCYQIGTQTDRELIAVFKEQFFQFYPQIPSRSYKHISNSEKNSSCKRLYMYLRWCIRNGPVDLGIMNFMDKSELMIPLDVHVARHARELKLLTRKQNDWKAVEELTNRLRILDPNDPAKYDFALFGLGVLNL, encoded by the coding sequence ATGCCGCGCCCCATTTCAAAGAAAAAGCTTTTAGAATTAAAACCCACTCTTGATGAGTTAGTAGCAAAAGTTGAAACTCCGTCTTTTATAGATGACGATCCCATTCAATTCATGCATGCCTACCCAGATAAAAGAGATATGGAACTAGCCGGTTTTTTTGCAGCCATCATGGCTTGGGGACGAAGAGATATAGTGATTTCAAAAGTAGATGATTTGCTATCTCGTATGAATTATCAACCCTATCATTTCATTCTCAATTTCGATGATGAACAGTTGGGGATATTGGATGGGTTTAAACACCGAACTTTCAAGCCGGTTGATATTTTTTGGTTCATAAAATGTTTACAAGCCATCCTCAAAAAACACCAGTCATTTGAAGCATTTTGGGCACATTGCTACCAAATTGGCACTCAAACAGATCGTGAACTTATTGCTGTTTTTAAAGAACAGTTTTTTCAGTTCTACCCACAAATACCTTCGCGTTCGTACAAACACATCTCAAATTCCGAAAAAAATAGTTCCTGCAAACGCCTCTATATGTATCTACGCTGGTGCATTCGAAATGGGCCAGTTGACTTAGGAATTATGAATTTTATGGACAAAAGTGAACTCATGATACCACTAGATGTTCATGTAGCTCGTCATGCTAGGGAATTAAAACTATTAACTCGCAAACAAAACGACTGGAAAGCTGTTGAAGAGCTCACAAATCGTTTAAGAATATTGGATCCAAACGATCCAGCAAAATACGACTTCGCCTTATTTGGCTTAGGCGTATTAAACTTATAA
- the rpsU gene encoding 30S ribosomal protein S21: MLGVEVKDNESVERAINRFKKLVTRSRILNEYKDRQQFTKPSIERREAMKKAVREQRRRQRENY; encoded by the coding sequence ATGCTAGGTGTTGAAGTTAAAGACAACGAAAGTGTTGAACGCGCGATAAATAGGTTTAAAAAGCTTGTTACTCGTTCTCGTATTCTAAACGAATACAAGGACAGACAACAGTTTACTAAGCCATCTATTGAGCGCCGTGAAGCCATGAAAAAGGCTGTTCGCGAGCAACGTCGCCGTCAACGTGAGAATTACTAA
- the radA gene encoding DNA repair protein RadA, whose product MAKQRSQFECNECGHISPKWLGSCPSCGRWNTFEEKKVEQKQVAHKAKVAGLEADEKPKKISEVETSEKSRFQSKISELDRVLGGGFLPGAYILIGGEPGVGKSTLTLQIAQANPELKILYCAGEESAGQIKQRALRLGVSSDNLLIYNETQVNKIIDEAQKVNPDLLIVDSIQTVYRTELQSMPGSIQQVKECAALFQQLAKKKNITTLVIGHVTKEGDIAGPRVLEHMVDTVLQFEGDKNYTYRLLRSLKNRFGAAQEVGVFEMKETGLVEVSNPSELFISDKTTGVSGNAVVCTMEGSRPLLIEVQALVSPSAYGTPQRTANGFDRNRLALLLAVLEKRAGYGFSNHDVYLNIAGGFKLNDPAGDLGVCCALVSSLVDEPINQQMAFIGEVGLGGEVRVVPHTEQRIKEAAKLGFNHSVHPQSKGKEGIRYVIEAIKKALPKR is encoded by the coding sequence ATGGCAAAGCAACGATCTCAATTTGAGTGCAACGAATGTGGACACATCTCTCCTAAATGGTTAGGAAGCTGCCCTTCTTGTGGTAGGTGGAACACCTTTGAAGAAAAAAAGGTAGAGCAGAAACAAGTAGCTCACAAAGCAAAAGTTGCGGGTTTAGAAGCGGATGAAAAGCCCAAAAAAATATCAGAAGTAGAAACTTCAGAAAAGTCGCGATTCCAAAGTAAGATAAGCGAATTAGATCGTGTTCTAGGGGGAGGCTTTTTACCAGGAGCTTATATCCTAATAGGTGGTGAACCAGGAGTAGGGAAGAGTACCTTAACACTTCAGATAGCTCAGGCTAATCCAGAGCTAAAGATTTTATATTGTGCCGGTGAGGAATCGGCTGGCCAGATTAAACAGCGAGCTTTACGATTGGGTGTGAGTTCAGATAACCTATTGATCTATAATGAGACTCAGGTCAATAAGATTATTGATGAAGCTCAAAAGGTAAACCCAGATTTACTGATTGTCGATTCTATTCAAACGGTGTATAGAACAGAGCTGCAAAGTATGCCGGGCAGTATACAGCAGGTAAAAGAGTGTGCCGCTTTATTTCAGCAGTTAGCTAAAAAGAAAAATATAACCACTTTGGTTATAGGCCATGTTACCAAAGAAGGGGACATAGCAGGCCCTAGAGTATTGGAGCATATGGTAGATACGGTACTCCAATTTGAGGGCGATAAAAACTATACATACCGATTGCTGAGAAGTCTTAAGAATCGTTTTGGTGCCGCTCAAGAAGTTGGTGTTTTCGAAATGAAAGAGACCGGATTAGTGGAAGTATCTAATCCATCGGAGTTATTTATCTCCGATAAAACTACTGGCGTAAGTGGCAATGCCGTTGTATGTACGATGGAAGGTTCAAGGCCTCTGTTGATAGAAGTTCAGGCATTAGTTTCTCCATCGGCTTATGGCACACCACAGCGCACTGCAAATGGCTTTGATCGGAATCGATTAGCACTCTTACTAGCTGTGTTAGAGAAACGAGCAGGCTATGGGTTCTCCAATCATGATGTGTACTTAAATATTGCGGGCGGGTTTAAACTCAACGACCCTGCAGGAGACTTAGGAGTTTGTTGTGCCCTAGTATCTAGCTTAGTTGATGAGCCTATAAATCAACAAATGGCATTTATAGGTGAAGTTGGGTTAGGTGGCGAAGTGCGTGTGGTTCCTCATACCGAGCAAAGAATTAAAGAAGCTGCTAAACTTGGGTTTAACCATTCAGTGCATCCTCAATCAAAAGGTAAAGAGGGTATTCGATACGTAATTGAAGCCATAAAAAAAGCCTTACCGAAACGGTAA